GCATTTTCCCCGCCGCTCGTAAGCTTGCGAAGATTCTGGAGTCTCCATTCACCGTTCAGTATCGTGGCTTTGGCAGCATTCGGAGGCGACTTTTCTTTTATAGGCTCGGGACTTGGTGGATTCGTCGAGCATGAAAAAGCCGTGAGGCCCAGAAAAAGTGCCGCTGAGATTAAAATTTTCATTGGACTTTTTTGCATCGGTGTTCCTGTTTATACTAGTAGTCCTAAGGGAGGACGGAATTCTGAGATGAAGTACCTAATTATATTTTCAATGTCACTCGTGGGTGTGGTTGGATGTAAGTCTGAGCCCACCGATGTAATTGCGCCTAGCGCTCAGGCAGTCATGCTGCCGGCAGCCGCGCAAGTTCCCGAAGTACCGGCTGCTGAAGAAGTGGCCGCGAAAAACTCATTCCACTACTCGCCGTTTGTGGTGCAGGTCCAAGGGTCGAAGTATTTTCAGAGTATTTCGTTCAAGGACGTCGGGCTTCAGCGCCCGGAATCTGACCCCAATGACCCAGTACTAGAGGCAATTGCGGAATCTCTCTCTCTGCATCTGACCGAGGATGGAGAAGGTCTGATGACCCGCGTCGCCTACGATGAAGCGCAACTCGATCCTGGCAACCACACAGCATGTGGCCAGAATCACATCTATGTGGACGTGTGGCGCAAAGGGGAGCGTGGCTGGGGCTACTCGCTCTGGTCGGGCTGTGGAGAAGAGTCCAATTTCGAATGGCGAGAAATCCCTGACGCACCCGCCGGTGAGATTGTCGACGAGGTGGAGCCGCTAACCCAAGCGATTGCTGAAAGCCTAAGAGCCGCATCTAAGTCGGAGTGTTTCACCAAGGCGTGTTGAAACTTTCCTTTAGCTCGTTCTGTGATACCTCTGAGGGGCTTATTTAGGAGTGCCTATGCGGTCGATTCGACTCTTGGGAATATGCCTCGTCCTCGGACTATCTCTGGGCTGTTCGTCGTCCAAGCCAAAATCAGAAACCATAGTGATGGAGCCAGTTAGGGCAAATTCACCTGCGGCGCAGAAAACCTATGACGAAGGTATTGGCTACCTTGGTGAAGGCCGATGGTCCGACGCACGCGAACTCTTTCTCGGGCTTCAGTCCGAGTTTCCAGATGACCCCATTGCCGCGGTTGCCGAACTCTATATCGGCCGCGCGATGCTCGGGGACTTCGATGTTCCTGAACAGGACCTAAGAGCGGCCCTGAGTGTGTTTGCTGGCCTTGGTGCGGATGATTCTGTGGACTCCCGCGTACGATTTGCAGCGATGGTTTATCGAGGAAGCACCATGGTGCTTCTCGGCCAATCTGAAGAGGCGCTCGACTATTTGGCACGCGAAGCCAGTCCATCACTAAGCCCGAACGTCATCGAAACCGATCGCAAGGACGCGTGGGCCTTGCTTATCGAAGCATTTAGCACTCGGAACAAGCCAGAACATACGGTCTTGGCCAGTGAACGTGCGATCTCCGAGTACGAAGCTTTGCGCACACTCGCCTTGCCGCGGGCATTTCAAGCGGTGGAAAGCGTTCCCGAGGACGTTCGTGTATCGTGGACAAGTGCTGATTCCGTGGTTCTGAGAGCGGTTTCGACCTGGCACCACGCGAGGCTTCAAATCGCCGAAGGAAAGAACCCAGAAGATTTGAGCGAGCTCGTCGCGCGCGGTGTGATGGCTCTTCGCTCAATCGGCGAGAATGAAAAGGCTGACGAACTGGGACAATTGAGGGCAGTGCGCGCCCCATCTGGCCCATTGAGAATCGGCCTCTTACTACCACAAAGCGGTCCAAATCGTGCCGTAGGCAAACGAGCGATGCGCGGAGCCATGCTCGCGAAAGACGCATTTGACCCCGCGGTTGCAGATGGAATTACCCTGGTCGTGGCGGATGCTGCCGGAGATCTAAATGCCGCGTTTCAGATGTTCGAAGATGCAGGCGTCGTCGGTATTGTAGGTCCCCTCGACGCGTCGAAGAATTCTGAGATTTCCTTGATGGCGCGCGAGGCCGAAATTCCGGTTCTATCCCTGACGAACGAGATTGCTCCTGATCCAGATTCATGGGTGTTTAGAAATTTCCTTGATGCTGAGACCGAGGCCAGGCTGATGGCGCAAACGGCCCGCCAGACTTTAGGTCAAACCGAGGCCCATGTTGTCTATCCCGATATCGGATACGGTCGGCGCATGGCGAGCGTCTTCCAAACAGAATTTGAGTCACTTGGCGGAACGGTTAAGAGTCACACCTATGACAGAAACGCGAGAGATTATTCATCGCTTGCTTCCAAGGTTTCCGCCCAGAAACCTCAAACAATCTTCATTCCAGATTCGGCGTCAAAAGTCGCGGAGCTAAGCGCGTTTTTTGCCAACGCGAACGTCTGGGGCAAGTCCCAAGACTCGCGTCCTTCTACCGATGGCCGAACTCGCGTGTTCTACCTCGGTACTAGTCTTTGGCGAGACCCGCTCCTTCTCAAACAAGCTCAGACTTATGTTCAGGGCGCTATCTTCCCAGTTTGGCTCTCTGAATCCGACCAGGCGAGGTCCCTTGTTAACGACTATAAGAACCAGTGGGAAACGGAACCAAATGACCTTGAGACCTTCACGTTTGATAGCGTCATGATGCTCATTCATGCGTTGGAAAACACGGACGTGCGCACCGGCGAGGAGCTTCGAGAATTCCTCTTGAGGGATCTGGATTACGTTGGTGCCACAGGACGCGTTACATTCTCTGAGGATGGTGCTTCGTCTAGAACACCGACCATCCTTGAGGTTGGTGAGCAACTCAAGACCTTCGAGCCATAGCGATGAGCTCGAGAATCCCCTTTCGATTTGGCCTTAGCGCGTTCCTACTTTCCTTTGTCATTGGAAGCGGGGCATCGGCCCAAGAAACTAGCGAGAACCAAGAAGACGCCCCGTTTATTGAGGATACTTCTGAACTCAGCGAAAAATCGAAGGAGGAGTTGCGCGACGAAGGCTTTGTGTTCGGAGCCGATGCAAACTTATCAACGTCTTCTACCGCCACGCTCGTCGCGCTCATTGCAGGCTTACCAATTCACGGGATCGGCCACTTGTGGATCGACGACTCCAGAACAGGAAACACTCTGCTCATTGCAGAGGGCATTAGCATCGCCACCATGGCGGCCGCTGGAACCTATATCTGGCTCGACTCAGGCTCAAGCAGTGCGTCCGGCTGGATGTCGAGTGTTTTTGAACTGGGCTTGAGCAGTTTTGCGATTGGATACCTGCTCGATGTGATCGGTACCGTTCAGGGCGTGGACCGAGAGTTTACCCTCAATACGCGCAATTCTCAGCGATATACAGCCGAGGCCGGTTATGGGTTTCTCAGCACAGAAGAGATCCCGACGCGCCATTTATTAAACTTCGGCCTGGGAGCTGATTTTGGGGCCTTCTACACTAAGCTCGACGCGACATCCGATATTGAGGTGGCGTCCTTGTCCGGTAGCCTGCTCTTAGGCACGAGGTTCCTTCGACTTCGGCCACAATCCTTCGTTTTTGTCGAAGCTAAAGGCGAGGTTTTTGGGTTTAGGGAAGCCGGCCCCTTTTGGAGGTCAACCGTGGAGGGCAGGCTTGGTGGCTCGCTCGATATGGGCACCTTTTTCACCCAACTCAATCAGGTCGCGGTGGGCTTTTGGGTGGGCTACGGGCAGGATTTCCTACGTTTTGAGGAAGACTTCGCGGTGGATTTCGAGGGGGGCTCCGCGTTTCTTACTCAGCAGGCATTCATACATTTCAACGCGACCGAAAACCTCAACATCTTCTTCGGCCATGGCCGACACCCAAGCTGGTACATTCCGGCTGTGAATCGTTTGGTTGGGACCACGGATGTGGAGATCCGATATCGAACGAATTTCGGCCGCCTGAAAGTGGGCGCGACCATCGGAAGTGGCTTGGGGCTGAGTATTGGCGGCCAGATGGGCTTTTGAGACGGACTAGTAGTCTGAAAGACTGAAATCGTGGGTGATTCGAATCTTGTATTCGATGGGTTCGCAGTTCTGGGTAGCAGGCTTGAAGGTCCACTGTTTGAAAGCTTCGACGGCAGCTTCGTCCAAGCCGAAGCCGGCCCCACTTATAACTTCGACCTTACCTACCTTCCCGTTGGTCTTCACGGTTAGCAAAGCCACCACCGCTCCCTCGATCTGGCGCCGTTTGGCTTCGGGTGGATACTTGCCCTTCACTCGGCGTCCGATCACGGGTTTGGTCGCCGGGCAGGTCCGTTTTGGAGCTGGCTTCGAATAGCCTTCACCGGTGCCGCCCTCCGCGGTCTTAATTTTTCCGAATCTCGATGGGTCGACAACCTTTGTGGTCATTTTGCCGGTCTTGATTCCAGTTCCAGCTTTGATTTCAAAAGCCCCCGCTTCTCCCATCGAATCCATTGTCAGACCTTCTAGGTTCACAGGATCCATAGCTTCGGTAGCTTCCGGTGGCGCATCCTCCGGTGGCGGGTCGGCGTCTGTTTCTGGCTCCACTTCGGGCTCAGGCTCAGGCTCGGGTTCCGGCTCAGGCTCGGGTTCTGGCTCGGGCTCAGGTTCCACTTCGGGTTCCGGCTCAGGCTCAGGCTCAGGCTCGGGTTCCGGCTCAGGCTCGGGTTCTGGCTCAGGCTCCGGTTCCTCGTAGACCTCCATCTCGATGAACTCCGTCTCCTCTTTCTCCGGCTCGATCTTTGTGTTGAGAAGCGGTGCCACGAAAACGAGAATACCACCCGCCACAACGTGCACGACAAAGGCCGCAATGATGCCGATTGCAGCTGTACCCAGGCGTTTGCCAGTACTCTGCCTTTCGTCGATCAAAGGGTCTTTAACTTCGATGGGTCGTTGAGATGACACTACTTCTTCTTCTCAATATTCAACGCGAATTTTTCAACACCATTGATCTTAATCGTGTCAATGACGTCGACGACATGTTCGTATTTCACCGCGCGGTCTGCGGCCACAATCGCCCTGACATCGGGGTCCTTGGCTTTTTCGGCTTTAGCCCACTCACCAATCGCGTCAAGCGTCGTAACCTCACCAGAGAGCTTGTAGGTGCCGTCTGGGAGCACTTGAATCACCATCGGAGTGGCCGCAGTAGAGCTTCCGGTCGCGGCCTTAGGCAAATCCACCTCAATCTGCTCGCGCACGATAATCGAGGTGGTGACCATGAAGATGATGAGGACCACAAGGATGATGTCCACGAGTGGCGTGACATTGATTGCGGCAATGACATCTTCGTCGTCAGTGTTAAACCCCGCCATCTTGCCCTCCTCTCTCCGCGCCGCGCAGATGTGAGACCAGGCTTCGGCCAAGGAGCTCTGCCTGACTTGCGGTGCCCTTCGTTTTACCCTTGAACACGTTGTACGCCATGACCGCTGGGATAGCCACGAGGATGCCCACGCCGGTAGCCACAAGTGCCTCAGCGATAGCAGCCATCACGAGTTTAGCGCCTTCGTCAGTACCAGCAGCGAGGTTATCGAACGCGTTGATGATACCGACAACAGTACCAAAGAGTCCGATGAAAGGCGCGTTAGACCCGACGGTCGCTAGGAAACCAAGACCTTTGTCGTAACGGACTTTCTCCGTTGCAAGTGCACCTGCAAGGAGGTCTTCAACGGCTGCAGGACCGCGTTCGTGGTGGCGCAATCCAAAAAGAACCACGCGTGCTTCCATGGCGTCGGACCCAGAAAGCAACTCAGCCGCGGCTTTGTAGTCTTTTTTGTCGAGAGCATCATTGAACTTGGTGCGCAGTTCGTGGATGTCGATGGCGCGCTGCTTGTAAAAGCGAAGCCTCTCCAACATCACGTAAATACAAGCAAAGCTCAAAAGGACGAGGACCCAGAGCACCCATTCGGCGCCGATACGTGTAAATTGCAATAAAAAGTGAGTTAACATGTATAAACCACACAGATGATAAGAAGCCTAAGCAATGTTTCGATGCAAGGTTTGGCAGGTAGTTGCGCCCTACTCAAGAAGTTTCGACTTTTCGGACGCCGCGACGATGAGAATATGGCCAGGAGAAATCTCCACATCGGGACCCGGATTGACGATTAACCGCTCTTCGTCACGGCCTATGGCAATCAGCGTCGCGTCAAAATTGGCCTTTAAAATGCTCATCGCCTGACTCAC
This Microvenator marinus DNA region includes the following protein-coding sequences:
- a CDS encoding penicillin-binding protein activator translates to MRSIRLLGICLVLGLSLGCSSSKPKSETIVMEPVRANSPAAQKTYDEGIGYLGEGRWSDARELFLGLQSEFPDDPIAAVAELYIGRAMLGDFDVPEQDLRAALSVFAGLGADDSVDSRVRFAAMVYRGSTMVLLGQSEEALDYLAREASPSLSPNVIETDRKDAWALLIEAFSTRNKPEHTVLASERAISEYEALRTLALPRAFQAVESVPEDVRVSWTSADSVVLRAVSTWHHARLQIAEGKNPEDLSELVARGVMALRSIGENEKADELGQLRAVRAPSGPLRIGLLLPQSGPNRAVGKRAMRGAMLAKDAFDPAVADGITLVVADAAGDLNAAFQMFEDAGVVGIVGPLDASKNSEISLMAREAEIPVLSLTNEIAPDPDSWVFRNFLDAETEARLMAQTARQTLGQTEAHVVYPDIGYGRRMASVFQTEFESLGGTVKSHTYDRNARDYSSLASKVSAQKPQTIFIPDSASKVAELSAFFANANVWGKSQDSRPSTDGRTRVFYLGTSLWRDPLLLKQAQTYVQGAIFPVWLSESDQARSLVNDYKNQWETEPNDLETFTFDSVMMLIHALENTDVRTGEELREFLLRDLDYVGATGRVTFSEDGASSRTPTILEVGEQLKTFEP
- a CDS encoding energy transducer TonB codes for the protein MSSQRPIEVKDPLIDERQSTGKRLGTAAIGIIAAFVVHVVAGGILVFVAPLLNTKIEPEKEETEFIEMEVYEEPEPEPEPEPEPEPEPEPEPEPEPEVEPEPEPEPEPEPEPEPEPEPEVEPETDADPPPEDAPPEATEAMDPVNLEGLTMDSMGEAGAFEIKAGTGIKTGKMTTKVVDPSRFGKIKTAEGGTGEGYSKPAPKRTCPATKPVIGRRVKGKYPPEAKRRQIEGAVVALLTVKTNGKVGKVEVISGAGFGLDEAAVEAFKQWTFKPATQNCEPIEYKIRITHDFSLSDY
- a CDS encoding ExbD/TolR family protein; translated protein: MAGFNTDDEDVIAAINVTPLVDIILVVLIIFMVTTSIIVREQIEVDLPKAATGSSTAATPMVIQVLPDGTYKLSGEVTTLDAIGEWAKAEKAKDPDVRAIVAADRAVKYEHVVDVIDTIKINGVEKFALNIEKKK
- a CDS encoding MotA/TolQ/ExbB proton channel family protein; the protein is MLTHFLLQFTRIGAEWVLWVLVLLSFACIYVMLERLRFYKQRAIDIHELRTKFNDALDKKDYKAAAELLSGSDAMEARVVLFGLRHHERGPAAVEDLLAGALATEKVRYDKGLGFLATVGSNAPFIGLFGTVVGIINAFDNLAAGTDEGAKLVMAAIAEALVATGVGILVAIPAVMAYNVFKGKTKGTASQAELLGRSLVSHLRGAERGGQDGGV